ATTGCTGTTGTGCGACGACGCTTCCCGCTCGCGGCGTCGACGCGCGGCGCATTCGTTAGGTTCGACTAAGCGGCTGACTTTGCATCGACTGAATCCGGTGCGGGCGTTCGGTCGCGCTGTTCGGGCGTGGACGCCTTCTCGTCGCGCAACGGCCGCTTGTCGCGCTCAATGTACTTGTCCAACAGCGCGTCGAGTATCGCAACGGTTTCGATGTCGGGCACGCCGTCGTATCGGGTGGGGCGGAAGTGCATCTGGAACGCCGCGATGACGTTCGTCGTCCGCTCGTCGAGCACGCCGGTTTGCGGCGTGTCGTAGCCGTAGGCGAGGAGCTTCGCCTGCAGCTCGGCGACATCGCGACGAAACGGATGGCAAGCACGGTAGTACTCGACCGCGATCGCGTCCGGCCACGCGCCGACGCCGTACTGCTCGTATAGCGTCTGCCATGGGAAAAGCGGCCCCGGATCGAGCTTGCGGCCGGGCGCGATGTCCGAATGACCGACGACCTTTTGCGGCGGGATCCCATGACGCGCGACGATGTCGGCCGCGAGTTTGCCGACCACCGACATCTGCGCGTCCGGGAACGATGACCAACGACGCTGCATCAGCGGCGCGTTTTCGTCCGCCTCGGGGAAGCCGGTGTTGACGATCTCGATGCCGATCGAGCTTGCGTTGAGCAGGCGCTCGCCTTGCCAATAGCTAATGCCCGCATGCCATGCGCGGCTCAATTCGGGCACGAGCGCGAACACGCGGAAGCGCTTGCCGTCATCGGCCGCGTCGGGCACCAGATAGTGCGCGCTGGCGGGCCGCTTCGGATCGATGAGCAGCGCGACGGAGCGCGCAAGCGATTGTGCGGTGTAGTGAAGGACAAGCGTGCGCACACGTGAATCTTGGTTTGGCGACGAGATCGACGTATCGATCACGTAATGCGCGTCGCGTACGTCGTTGCCGGTCGCGCACGCGAAAACCGGCATCGCGAGCGCGCCTGCGGTACATAGTGAAGCTTGCGCCAGGAATCGGCGCCGTTCTGCGCTCGCAATGCTATTGAGTCGTACTTTCCATTGTTTGCTCATGCAAGTTCCTCGTAGGCCATCGTCCAGGGTGATCTGGATGCCTGAATGATCGCGATCCGAATTGATATGTCCGCGCCGTCGGAATGATATTGACGGCAGGATCGTCGATCATTCGATCAGCTATTCAGGGACGCGATTGTTTCAAGTAATCGTCGTTTTGGCGTCGGGAAAACAACCGATATTTGGCAATTCGGTGGCTTCGACTTGATTGACGTCGGAAAGCGTGTTGACGCGGCAATCCCCCCGAAAAGCCGGCGGGATCAGAAGTGGAATTTTCTCGTCGAGGGCGTTCTACAGAATGAAGAAATCGGGAATCACGGATAGGTCCGAACTTCATAGACGTACCGCCGGGCATGATCCCAACATGCCGCCTCACGGACCTTGCCGCGCTCGTACAGTTCGTTGAAGCCGCCGTAGGCGTCGGCCTGCAGGATGCCCTCGAATCCGGCCAGATGGGACTGCGGATGGATGCCCTTGCGGTCCGGCGAGTAGGCAAACCACACCGCCGCCGGCTCCGTCGAGCCCGAACGGCGGTCGTCGCGCACGTACACCCAGAGTCGCCCGGTCTTCGTCTTCGTCTTCTTCTTCTTCTCGCCCGGCGCGAGCACCGGGATCGGCGTGTCGTCCGCGTGGAGCTTGGACGTTGCCATCGTGTAGCGGCGCAGCGCCTCGGTCAGCGGCTCGCAAAGCGCCTCACATTGACGACCCAGCGTCCCATGCTGGCCGGGTCGAGCTTCACGCCATCGCGCGCGGCAATCTGCGACTGCCGGTACAGCGGCGCGTGGTCAGCGTACTTCGAGACGAGGATGTCGGCCAGCAGGCTCGGATGAGCAATGCTGCGCGTGATCGGCAGGCCGGGCATGGGCGGTTGCGAGAGGTGGTGGCCGCACGGACAAACCGTTTTGCGCCGAATCGTGCGAATCACCTTGAACACCGCCGCGACCCGGGCAAGTTGCTCGGACACGTCCTCTCCGAGCGGCTGCATCGCGCTGCCGCACTTCGGGCAGGTCGCGTCAGCTTCCAGCACGCGTTCTTCGCGTGGCAGATGCGGCGGTAGCGCTTCCTTCGGCGACGCGTCGCCGGCAGGCGTGCCTGCACTCGATTGACGGGCGCGTCGCACGTCCGCGACGCCACGCTCACCCGTCAGATCGTCGAGCGCGGTTTCGAGCCGCGCGACCTCCCGGTCCAACTGCTCGGACTTGCGCCCGAACTGCATGCGCTTGAATTTGTCGATCTGTGCCTTGAGCTGCTCGATCTCGAGATCACGCTCGGCAAGCTGAGCTCGGGCCTCGACCAGCAAGGCTCGCAGCGTTTCAACATCGTCAGGAAGTTCGGCGCCGTTCGACATGCGGCGCAGTTTACGAGCCTTCCTCGCGGTTTACAACATCGACAGTGCAGCGGTGCGACGCGGCTGCCGCCAATCGATGCCTTCGAGCAACATCGACAATTGCGCCGCCGTCAGATGGACCTTGCCGCCATCGGCCTGCGGCCAGACGAAGCGGCCACGCTCAAGCCGCTTCGCGAGAAGCCAGAGCCCGTCCTCGGTTGCCCACAGGACCTTCACGAGATCGCCCCGGCGTCCCCGGAAGATGAACACGTTGCCCCCAGCGGATTCTCCTCAAGCGCCGTCTGCACCTTCGCCGCCAGCCCCTGGAATCCGCAGCGCATGTCGGTGATGCCCGCAACAAGCCAGACGCGTGTACCCGTGGGCAGGGAGATCACGACCGCACGCTCCCCAGTACGGCCCGCAGCGTATCGGCATCGACCACGCCGTCGACCTTGACGATCACCCCGCCGATCCGAATCTCGATCGTCCCGGTTCGCGGTGTCGGATGGCCGGCGCCGGTGGCATCGTCACCTGCGGCGGCGGCGTCTCATGAATCACCGCCACTGGAATCAGCGACGTCGATTCGGCCTGCAATTGCGCGCAATATCGACGACGCCACGTGAACAGCATGTTTGCATTGATGCCATTCTCCCGCGCCAGCTTCGCGACCGACATACCAGGCTCGCAGGCCGCGGCCGCAAGCGGGCGTCGAAACTCGGGATCATGGTTCGGACGGCCCTTGCGGTTACCCGGCTTGGCTTCCAACTCCGTCACAGTGGTGTCCATCAATTCGAATGATGGACATCACTTTGGGGGGCAACCCTCGTCGCCGTCTATGATGGCCGTCGTGAGGTGCTTACCCTGGAAGCAGCACGACGCGCGCTCCGCGAGCTAACCGAAACAGTAGGTCCGACGGCTCGACACGTTCGAGCAGCCAGTCGACGAACGCTCGCCCGAACATCCGCTCGCAGAGGAAATCGAGATCCAGGATCGTGTAGTAGTCGACTTGGTTCGGGTCGCTTTCGTCGAACGACACGCCCATCTCCTCGTAGAGCGCGCGCTTGCGGCTGCGGATCGGGTGCTTGAGCGCCTGCTTGTACGCATCCGGCGTATCCATCAACGAGAACAGCGAGAACGACGAGAACAACACCATCTGCACCTGCCGCTGCGTGGAGAGGCCCGCCGTGTGGTTGAGCGCCACACTCCGGCTGTCGGCGACGAGGCGGTCGATGAACTTCAGCGAGTCCGGATCGGTCGTGATGGATTCATAGCGCTCACGCAACTCGCACTTGTGCTCTTCCGAGAGTTCGCCGATGAGCTTGTCGAGGACATTGTCGCGATGTAGCGCGATAGTGCCGAGAAGCCAGCCCGTCGCACCGAAGTACTTCGAGTACGAATAGACGAGGATCGTGTTGCGCGGAGCCAGCGCGAACAGCGATACGAAATTGTCCGCGAAAGTGCCGTAGACATCGTCAGTCAGTAGGATCACGTCGGGCCGCTCCTTCACGATTTCGGCGATATAGGCGAGGCTTTCGTCGCTCATGCACCTCGGCGGTGCGACTTACGAACGCCGGCAGGACCGTTGCCGTGGCATCGGTCGTGCTGCCGGCGCCGCCCAGCTTTCGCCACAGGCGCGCCATTTCCGCCTTCAAGTCGGGTCTGCAACAGGAATGGTGCAAGCTGGGTTGTGAAGATGACGATCGTCAACAGGCCGAACAGATAGCAAATGCTGTATGCAGTCGCGATGTTGGCCTGCAGGCGCGCGATTTCCCCGGTCGACGGCCCGAGCTTCGAGATCGCTTCGGAAGTCGTGCCGATGACAGTGCAGCGCCCGCAAGCAATCCCGATGCCGTGCCAGGATCTAGATGCAGCGCCATCTCCGTACAGGCGGCAATCGCGAGCACCGATATCACCTCGATGACGGACAGGATGCCGAGCCGCTGGCCGTTCCGGATGTTCGAAAAGAACCGTGGTTCGCCGGTGGAGCCGAGCGCGAAGATGAACAGCGCGAATGCGATGCTTTTCAGGTCCGTGTCAAGGCGGATGCCCGCCTGACCGATGACGAGCGCGGTGATCAGCGTGCCACACACGCTTCTGGGCGAAACTGGGCCGACGCGGACCGAGGCGATCAGATGTCCGGCTGCCAGGCATGCGAACAATGCGATCTCCGGCTGGTCGCTCAGTAAACCTTCAAGCATGGCGCCCCATCCCGCTGGACATAGTCCGTCCGGACGACACATGAAGCGGCGATACGAGAGCACGTGGGCAGAGCTTTTCAATGCATCGGTGCGATGACGGCGGAAGCGAATGTGCAGCGCGTGGATCTTGGCGATTGAGAAATCCGCACTGGTGGAGGAAAACCAACGGAAAACGATGAGGTTGTGCTTTCCATGGTTAATTAACATTAAATATTCATATTCTCTTATTTGGAAGAATTTTGCGATCGGAAATTTATCAGATCGACGATCTATCGTTTTGCAAAAAAGTCGAAAGATCCTTGATTGTGGTCACGATGGAATTTCGGATTTAACGAGCAATGCCAACTTGTCGAGTCGCTTATTGTCATCGGATGAAAGGAGTGCTCGTGAACCGTTCAATTTGAGGGATATGTAAAGTTTTGTGCCGAACTCACTGGGAAGATTGGTAATGAGGGTGAAATTCAGGCGATTGTTTGCTGATATTTGTCGATCAATAAAAGATAGGTATCCAGAATAATTGGCGCGGTGAAGGTCTGTTGAAGGATTGGTCGTGGGAGCAGATATCGAATCGCGCATACATATGACAGATGGACGCATGCGGTGCGTGAATTGATTGCGATAATCGGACAATTCAACAGCAAGCCAGCTTTGGTATTGAGACGTGTCAAAGATCGCTGATTGTCATGTCGTTACCATGCTTTCATACGTCGGTCGGATGAGGATAAATTGGAATCTGTCATACGGTCGCCGGATTGCGAGCGGAATCGAAGAGGCGATCCGGTGAACTAAACGTTGGCTCACGCGGCCGGGTAGCGACCGAGGTACGGCGCTACTGTCGGCGAATGGCGAGTGAAGGAGCAGGGCAGTGAAGAAACAGTTATGGATATGGGGCGGATTGCTGGCTACGTGCGCACTCGCGTTGTTCTGGGCGCTAACTTCGCCTCCCGTGTGGCGGATGCTGAAACCGTCACGCGACCTGATCGACTCGGCCCCCCCAAACTTGCGCAACGGACGCACGCTGTTCGTCGCGGGCGATTGTGCGACCTGCCATGCGTCGCCGGACAGGCACGACGAGACGCTGCTCGGCGGCGGACGGTCGCTGAACACGGTGTTCGGGACGTTCCGCATGCCGAACATTTCTCCGGACCCGAAGGACGGCATCGGATCGTGGACGCTCGAACAGTTCATTATCGCGATGCGCGAGGGCGTGCTAGCGGAAAAGGGAAATGCGTATCCCGCGTTTCCCTATACCTCGTACCAGCACATGACCACTGCCGATTTGCGGGACTTGTTCGCCTATCTCAAGTCGCTGCCGCCCGTCGAGGGACGACAGCCGGATCACGACCTGAAATTCCCGTTCTCGATCCGCCGAGGTATCGGACTGTGGCGACTCGCGTTCCTCTCGGGCGCACCGCTGCCCGTGGAGGTCGGGAAAAGCGAGCGGTGGATCCGTGGCCGATACCTCGTCGAGGGGCCGGGACACTGCGTGGAGTGTCATTCGCCCCGCACCTTCGCCGGCGTCATTCCGGACGACAAGCGCTTTGCGGGCGGACCGAACGCGGAGGAAACAGGCTACGTGCCCAATATCACGCCCGACGAGACCGGAATCGACTACTGGTCGATCGAGGACATAGCGAGGTATCTGAAAGCGGGCGTGACGCCGATTGGAATTCGGGCTGGCGGCGACATGAAGGAAGTGATCAAAAATACCTCGCGTTTGACGGACTCGGACCGGTTGGCCATTGCGACGTATTTGAAGACGCTGCCGGCCGTTCATGCGCTTGGCCCGGGCCAGCAACAACCGAATCATGGCGAGAAGGTTCTGCTTCTGCCGCCGTCCGCGAATTCGGCGGCGACCTCCAGGGTCGGCGCGCTGGCGGGAAGGCCGGCCGAACTGGCGAAGGCCAATGCGCTGTATGTCGTGTCGACGAAGCCGTTCTATCTCGACAAGCCCGCTAACGGTACGACGGCACAGCCGGACGGAAAGCTGCTCGCGGCGGCGGAGCTGGTGGTGCTGGCGCGCAACGGAAACTGGCTGCAGGTCCGCTTGCGCGGATGGCAGCAGGCCGGTTCGGAAAGCGCGTTCTATGCGCGTCGCGGCCAGCGCATCATGCAGGCCGTGCTGTCGAGCAAGGCCTTGTCCGACATGGTGCACGACAGAACGATACGCGACCCGGAAACGGGCCAGGACTGGACCCAGGGCAGCCTGACGATGTGGATCAGCAGCGATGGCCTGAGCGCTGATCTCCAGCGACTCTGGCATTACAGCGACGATCTGATGAGTCATACCTGCGCGGTCTGTCACGCGCGTCCGGACAGCAAGGACTTTCTCGCGAATCAGTGGATTGGCACGCTCGGCGCGATGCGGCACTTCACGTCGCTCGATGATGACCAGTATCGCCTGCTGCTGACGTGGCTCCAGTATCACGCGAAAGACGTCAGCACCGAAGCCGGGAGTACCGGACGATGATCGACGAGGCAAGCGAATTCCGTGCACTCGTCGCGAGCTGGATCGCCGGCCTGTTGGCCGCGCCGCTCGACGAGATGACGATTGCGCACTATCGGGAGCCGGACATTGCTGCGTTGCTGGACGAACTGGCCGCGGCGCTGGATTGCCATTCAGCGATCACTGGGATGCACGCAGCACTGGCATCGACCGACTCACCCCGAACGGCGGCACTCGACCTGTCGGTGGCATACACACGTCTGTTCGAGGGCGTGACCGGTGCGCCTGCCGTGCCGCTATACGAAAGCGCCTACATGGGCAGCCGCCTGTTCGACCAGGCAACGCACGACATGGCCTCGCTGTTGCCTCGAGTTGGCATGGCGATACGCCGCGGCAGCGGCGAGCCCCCCGATCACATATCCGTCGAACTTGCGTTGCTGGCGAGCCTGCTGCGCAAGGGCGACGACGACAACGCGAAACGGATGGAAGCACGCCTTCGCAGGTGGATTCCGGCGTTCGTCGCCGCCTGCCGCGATCGCGATCCCGGTGGCTTCTATGGCTCGACCGCCACCTTGCTCGGCTCGCTGTTCGGCTTGCTGCCGTCGGATGCCCTACACGGCAACGGCGAACCGGACGCGCATCCCGTGCCGACACGCACTGATTATTCGAGAACATAGGAGTTACCATGCCGAAACAAAACGATTCGTCGCGCGACGCGAGCCTGTCGCGGCGCGCGTTCGTCAAGAGGGCACTCGCGACGGGTTTCCTGGGTGCGACGGCCAGTTACAGTCTGCTGGAATCCGGCGCACGAGCGACTCCGGTCGCGGCCGGAACGCGTGAAATCCTCACGGGCTCTCACTGGGGCGCTTTCCGGGCAACCGTCGTCAACGGGCTTGTGACCGACGTGAAGCCGTGGGAGGGTGATCCGCATCCGTCGCACCAGTTGCCGGGCGTGATCGACTCGATCTATTCGCCGACCCGCATTCGTTATCCGATGGTCCGGCGCGCCTGGCTTGAGCACGGTCCAGGGGCCGACGTCGAGGGCCGGGGCCGCGGCGATTTCGTGCGTGTCAGTTGGGACCGTGCACTGGACCTCGTCGCGGCGGAACTGAAGCGCGTTCGGGACAAGTACAGCGCGAGTGGCATCTACGCGGGTTCGTATGGCTGGCAGAGTCCGGGAAAAGTGCACCCGCCGCGAACGCTGCTCTCGCGGATGATGACCGTCAACGGCGGTTTCGTCGGCTATAGCGGTGATTACTCGACTGGGGCCGCGCAGGTCATTTTGCCGTATGTCGTTGGTTCGATCGACGTGTACGAGCAACCGACCGTGTGGCCCGTCGTGCTCGAACATACTGATCTGATGGTCTTCTGGGGGGCCAATCCCGTGTCAACTAACCAGATCGGCTGGCTGGTGCCCGATCATGCTGCATATCCGGCGATGGAGGCGCTGCGCAGGAAGGGTACACGTGTGCTCTGCATCGATCCCGTGCGCAGCGAGACCTGCCGGTACTTCGATGCCGAATGGATCGCGCCGCGACCGCAAACGGATGTGGCGATGATGCTGGGCATCGCGCACACGCTCTATGTCGAAAACCGCCACGACAAGGCGTTCCTCGAACGCTACACGACGGGCTTCGACCGCTTCGAACCGTATCTCACGGGCAAATCGGATCGTGTGCCCAAGGATGCCGACTGGGCTTCGCGCATTTGCGGCGTGCCGGCCGAGACCATCCGGGCGCTGGCGCGCCGGTTCGCATCGAAGCGCACCATGCTTGCGGCGGGGTGGTCGATGCAACGGCAGCATCATGGCGAGCAGGCGCACTGGATGCTGGTCACGCTCGCGAGCATGCTCGGCCAGATCGGGCTACCGGGCGGCGGCTATGGCTTCACGTATCACTATGCGAACGGCGGCAGCCCGTCCGCGACGAGTCCGGTTCTGCCCGGCATCGATGCGGGCAGCGGCAAGGCCGTGTTCAAGGGCAGCGCCGCGCGAAGGATTCCCGTCTCGCGCGTGGTGGAGATGCTGAACAATCCCGGCAAGCCATTCGACTTCAACGGAACGCGCGCCACCTATCCCGACATTCACCTCGCCTATTGGGCCGGCGGCGATCCCTTCGCGCATCACCAGGACCGCAACGCGATGCTCAAGGCGTGGCGCAAGCTCGACACCTTCATCGTCCATGATTTCCAATGGACGCCGACCGCGCGTCACGCGGATATCGTGCTGCCTGCGACGACTTCCTAC
This genomic stretch from Burkholderia oklahomensis C6786 harbors:
- the tnpA gene encoding IS66-like element accessory protein TnpA: MDTTVTELEAKPGNRKGRPNHDPEFRRPLAAAACEPGMSVAKLARENGINANMLFTWRRRYCAQLQAESTSLIPVAVIHETPPPQVTMPPAPAIRHREPGRSRFGSAG
- a CDS encoding c-type cytochrome, with protein sequence MLKPSRDLIDSAPPNLRNGRTLFVAGDCATCHASPDRHDETLLGGGRSLNTVFGTFRMPNISPDPKDGIGSWTLEQFIIAMREGVLAEKGNAYPAFPYTSYQHMTTADLRDLFAYLKSLPPVEGRQPDHDLKFPFSIRRGIGLWRLAFLSGAPLPVEVGKSERWIRGRYLVEGPGHCVECHSPRTFAGVIPDDKRFAGGPNAEETGYVPNITPDETGIDYWSIEDIARYLKAGVTPIGIRAGGDMKEVIKNTSRLTDSDRLAIATYLKTLPAVHALGPGQQQPNHGEKVLLLPPSANSAATSRVGALAGRPAELAKANALYVVSTKPFYLDKPANGTTAQPDGKLLAAAELVVLARNGNWLQVRLRGWQQAGSESAFYARRGQRIMQAVLSSKALSDMVHDRTIRDPETGQDWTQGSLTMWISSDGLSADLQRLWHYSDDLMSHTCAVCHARPDSKDFLANQWIGTLGAMRHFTSLDDDQYRLLLTWLQYHAKDVSTEAGSTGR
- a CDS encoding TorD/DmsD family molecular chaperone, whose amino-acid sequence is MIDEASEFRALVASWIAGLLAAPLDEMTIAHYREPDIAALLDELAAALDCHSAITGMHAALASTDSPRTAALDLSVAYTRLFEGVTGAPAVPLYESAYMGSRLFDQATHDMASLLPRVGMAIRRGSGEPPDHISVELALLASLLRKGDDDNAKRMEARLRRWIPAFVAACRDRDPGGFYGSTATLLGSLFGLLPSDALHGNGEPDAHPVPTRTDYSRT
- the torA gene encoding trimethylamine-N-oxide reductase TorA, with amino-acid sequence MPKQNDSSRDASLSRRAFVKRALATGFLGATASYSLLESGARATPVAAGTREILTGSHWGAFRATVVNGLVTDVKPWEGDPHPSHQLPGVIDSIYSPTRIRYPMVRRAWLEHGPGADVEGRGRGDFVRVSWDRALDLVAAELKRVRDKYSASGIYAGSYGWQSPGKVHPPRTLLSRMMTVNGGFVGYSGDYSTGAAQVILPYVVGSIDVYEQPTVWPVVLEHTDLMVFWGANPVSTNQIGWLVPDHAAYPAMEALRRKGTRVLCIDPVRSETCRYFDAEWIAPRPQTDVAMMLGIAHTLYVENRHDKAFLERYTTGFDRFEPYLTGKSDRVPKDADWASRICGVPAETIRALARRFASKRTMLAAGWSMQRQHHGEQAHWMLVTLASMLGQIGLPGGGYGFTYHYANGGSPSATSPVLPGIDAGSGKAVFKGSAARRIPVSRVVEMLNNPGKPFDFNGTRATYPDIHLAYWAGGDPFAHHQDRNAMLKAWRKLDTFIVHDFQWTPTARHADIVLPATTSYERNDIEQIGDYSGTHFLAMHKVVEPLYEARSDYDIFAAICDRLGTGDAFTEGRDEMGWIRVFYEAARVQARGMSMEMPVFDVFWRSNKALAFPVREDAKQYVRHKAFRDDPLLNALGTPSGKIEIYSSTIAKMKYDDCPPHPTWMEPIERLDGPKAKFPLHVVSPHPHSRLHSQLCGTVLRKTYAIRDREPCLMHPEDAAKRGINDGDVIRVFNDRGQILVGVRVTDAIRKGCIMIHEGGWFDPISPGQPGSLCRYGDVNNLTVGIGTSRLAQGNCGHTAIADAEKFRGRLPVIDVFDAPKGAA
- a CDS encoding N-acetylmuramoyl-L-alanine amidase — its product is MSKQWKVRLNSIASAERRRFLAQASLCTAGALAMPVFACATGNDVRDAHYVIDTSISSPNQDSRVRTLVLHYTAQSLARSVALLIDPKRPASAHYLVPDAADDGKRFRVFALVPELSRAWHAGISYWQGERLLNASSIGIEIVNTGFPEADENAPLMQRRWSSFPDAQMSVVGKLAADIVARHGIPPQKVVGHSDIAPGRKLDPGPLFPWQTLYEQYGVGAWPDAIAVEYYRACHPFRRDVAELQAKLLAYGYDTPQTGVLDERTTNVIAAFQMHFRPTRYDGVPDIETVAILDALLDKYIERDKRPLRDEKASTPEQRDRTPAPDSVDAKSAA